In a genomic window of Arvicanthis niloticus isolate mArvNil1 chromosome 8, mArvNil1.pat.X, whole genome shotgun sequence:
- the LOC117714396 gene encoding NUT family member 2-like yields MDLSRQAWLLSKPIGIASEASPLGQNMTVNPGASMPTFATLPVLPPAPQPAPQIFWEPPAPLVTAGISPRNPLVLSALPGMSLVAEDGSTALNTAVPLNIVQLGTLGRPVQPVYNANIVFTQVPLNCNVPGTQAGSVGCSASLFMTIPAANTFINARIASAVQPQEGTWVLGPRPPTTQQVVQLLPVRSPVNSAPPPKGAYGESGPANIQANSPENYLSKPDSVYGNFRRWQHIKTLVQRHLPQTPDVAAFSCFLIPVLRSLARRKPTMNVEEGLWRGLQEWQCTSNYDRMIFFEMAEKFTEFESAEEMENSRLEVMRGIQCQVLATTPRQAPPRLPASEVAEEPECTSMKTVPKTDPAHLPELRHQQLRKTETPMEIPPEAVWEYMDIMDWLEGFPQSFTGEPKEREEDENSGPEQEGDDLYSDAGLLSYIDELCSQKHFVEQVEAIINPQFVAEILSTKPEMDILALTKELEHEEEFTVDQLLEKHCLALKKKEVERAPPNPGAPQIPASASVLTVCQGAERDGHGVQRGASAQTGSSRMASLDHHYLGATSAEIWGFKPAAVLPSNQSSPPLADIRPTGIPCGRGTHNQSPGSRCTGSLREASAIEDLHGPLDRTIEDDDDDELYSLSFLLASQLTLVPWTLNEEMYPYVDLSDSVCIPKPCPKIRGLSPDPYPIAKSKKQALFEGLVPMAKRPNLVPGNGVSEGPLSALELAYLSQSQKRKYEPLGTRKRKRKKRY; encoded by the exons ATGGACCTGAGCAGACAGGCATGGTTACTGTCCAAGCCTATAGGAATAGCTTCAGAAG CATCTCCATTGGGACAGAACATGACTGTCAACCCTGGTGCCTCCATGCCTACATTTGCCACCTTGCCTGTTCTCCCACCTGCCCCCCAACCAGCACCCCAGATATTTTGGGAGCCCCCAGCACCCCTCGTGACTGCAGGCATCTCTCCCAGGAATCCTTTAGTCCTATCTGCCTTGCCTGGGATGTCTTTGGTGGCAGAAGATGGAAGCACTGCCCTGAATACCGCTGTTCCTCTGAACATTGTACAACTTGGAACACTAGGCAGGCCTGTCCAGCCTGTGTACAATGCCAACATTGTTTTCACTCAGGTGCCTCTCAATTGTAATGTCCCTGGGACCCAAGCTGGGAGTGTGGGGTGCTCTGCTTCACTTTTCATGACAATACCTGCTGCAAACACCTTCATAAATGCCCGAATTGCTTCGGCTGTCCAGCCCCAAGAAGGAACATGGGTCCTGGGACCTCGCCCTCCCACCACACAGCAAGTGGTCCAGCTGCTTCCAGTCAGGTCTCCAGTGAACTCAGCACCACCTCCAAAAGGAGCATATGGTGAGAGTGGCCCAGCCAACATCCAAGCCAACTCTCCAGAAAACTACTTGTCCAAACCAGACAGTGTCTATGGGAACTTCCGGCGCTGGCAGCATATCAAGACACTGGTCCAGAGGCACCTGCCCCAGACTCCTGATGTGGCAGCTTTCTCCTGTTTCCTCAT TCCAGTGCTTCGGTCCCTGGCCCGGAGGAAGCCCACCATGAATGTGGAGGAAGGCCTGTGGAGGGGTCTTCAGGAATGGCAGTGTACAAGCAACTATGACCGGATGATCTTCTTTGAGATGGCAGAAAA GTTCACAGAATTTGAGAGTGCAGAAGAGATGGAGAATTCAAGGCTAGAGGTAATGAGGGGCATCCAGTGCCAAGTTCTTGCAACCACACCAAGGCAAGCTCCTCCAAGACTCCCAGCTTCTGAGGTGGCTGAGGAACCAG AGTGTACCTCCATGAAGACTGTCCCCAAGACTGACCCTGCCCACCTCCCAGAGCTCAGACACCAGCAGTTACGAAAGACGGAGACCCCCATGGAAATTCCACCTGAAGCTGTGTGGGAGTACATGGATATCATGGACTGGCTGGAGGGGTTTCCTCAGTCATTCACAGGAGAGCccaaggaaagggaggaagatgaGAACAGTGGGCCAGAGCAGGAAGGAGATGACTTGTACTCAGATGCAGGACTCCTGAGCTACATTGATGAGCTGTGCTCACAGAAACACTTTGTTGAGCAA GTGGAGGCCATAATAAACCCCCAGTTTGTGGCAGAAATCCTATCTACCAAACCAGAAATGGATATACTGGCTCTAACCAAGGAGCTGGAGCATGAGGAAGAATTCACTGTTGACCAG CTGCTGGAGAAGCACTGCCTGgctttgaagaagaaagaagttgagaGAGCACCTCCAAATCCTGGTGCCCCTCAGATACCTGCCAGTGCTTCTGTACTGACTGTCTGCCAAGGTGCAGAGAGAGATGGGCATGGTGTCCAAAGAGGAGCCAGTGCACAGACTGGTTCCTCACGAATGGCTTCCTTAGACCACCACTATCTTGGAGCCACCAGTGCAGAAATATGGGGGTTTAAGCCTGCTGCTGTCCTCCCAAGTAATCAAAGTTCACCCCCACTGGCAGACATCAGACCCACTGGTATTCCCTGTGGCAGAGGAACACATAACCAAAGCCCAGGATCCAGATGTACAGGGAgcctcagagaagcttctgctATTGAGGACCTCCATGGGCCACTGGACAGAACTATTGAGGACGATGACGACGACGAGCTGTACAGCCTGTCCTTCCTCCTGGCCTCCCAGTTGACGCTGGTGCCCTGGACACTAAATGAGGAAATGTACCCATATGTAGATCTCTCTGATTCTGTTTGTATCCCCAAACCATGTCCAAAGATAAGGGGCCTTAGCCCTGATCCATATCCAATTGCCAAGTCTAAGAAGCAAGCTCTCTTTGAAGGCTTGGTTCCTATGGCTAAGAGGCCTAACTTAGTGCCTGGTAATGGGGTGTCTGAAGGCCCACTCTCAGCTCTGGAGCTGGCTTACCTCTCACAGTCTCAGAAGAGGAAGTATGAGCCACTAGGTACCcgtaagagaaagaggaagaagaggtattGA